The Telopea speciosissima isolate NSW1024214 ecotype Mountain lineage chromosome 11, Tspe_v1, whole genome shotgun sequence genome includes the window tgtgcCCATATATACActaaaaaaaagacaaatagATAACATCATCACCATCAATCATTCAAAACAATAAATTTAAACTGAATTGATCTTGAGTAGTGAGGCCTGAGTTATACATTACTCTTCGCTAGATGCACAACAGCGAAAGTGGATGAGCCAAACATTGGGTAACTAAAATTCGTTGTTGTGCTCCATCTACCAATTCAGCCACCATTCCAACTGTTGACTACTCGGCTGATTCTGCACATTCAATCTTGCTTCCATGACTCGGCCAACTCGGCTAATGCAACACGAGACGACCCACCCTCACTCTTCGCAGCCTTTGCGGCATGTCTCATTACCATAACTCGTTCTCTGATAGCTTTCCCTTCCTCCGAGTCCATCATCTGTCTAACTCGTTTTTCAATCTCAGCTGAACTCACAAACCCATCATTCGAATCATCCATTGGTATAGCCAGCTTCATTTCCTCTACCAAAAATACCTGGTTCATCCGTTGCTCAGCATAGAGTGGCCATGCTATCATTGGTACTCCAGCACTTGCAGCTTCCAACACCGAGTTCCAGCCACAGTGAGTCACAAACCCACCAACCGATTCTCGACTCAGTACTGCTACCTGTGGTGCCCATGACTTCACCACCATGCCTCTGTCCTTAGTCCGTTTCATGAACCCTTCTGGCAGTAAAGCATTCAAATCCGGATCGGGCGGTACTTGAAGGTGTTTGCTCGTTTCCTCTGTCGGCGGACTGCGCACCACCCACAAGAATCGGTGGCCACTGTTCTCTAACCCAATTGCAATCTCCTTCAATTGCGCTGCGGAGAACAAACCTAAGCTACCAAAACATAAGAAGATGACACTGCGACTGGGTTGTGAGTCAAGCCACATCAAACACTTGGCAGCATCATCGTGATCACCACCTGTTTGATCATTGTCCCCAATCAATGGTCCCATGATGTAAACTGATGGGGTTGGACTATTAGGAATACAAATTCCATCAGAGATTGCTTTGATTGCTCTGGGCTCAAGAGCTTCGAAGGTGTTAACAATTATTCCTCTTGATTTTGGCATATGAGTAGCGATATCTAGAAAGTATTAGAAGGAACTAGAGGTTCGATCGAGAACCAGTTGTGGCATATCACAGGCTGGAATGGGTGGGACACCTGGGAAGTTGAGATTAGTTTTTTTGAGATCTTTGAAACTCTTAGTGGTGGTGTTGTGGATAATTGGGAAGTAGAGGAGAACAGCAAGGCCGGCACCACCAGAGGGGAAGAAATAGTAAGTGGGGATGTTAAGGGAAGTGGCGACATCAAAAGCTGGGGTACAGAAGAAGTCGATGATGAGGGCTCGGATGGTGGTGGTGCGGGAGATGGTGTCGAGGGTGTGGTGCACGTTTGGGTTGTTAAGACGAAGGAGCTCAAAGATGAGGGCTACATGGTCGCCGGTGAAGgatggagggagagagatggtGGGGAGGTGGTGGAAGATGATGGATGGGGTAGTGGTGGAGATGCGGCGGATGTAAGGAGCGGTGGAACCAAGGTCGGAAGGTGGAGTGGTGATTAGGATGGTGACGGAGAAGGAAGGATAGTGATGGAGGAGGAACTTTCCAAATTCCACCATGCTGATCAGATGGCCGATCCCCGGAGAGGGATACAATACTATGCTGCTGTCTTGCATCCTTCTTCGTGGTTGTGTCTCAGAGAGAGAATGTGTCATgtgggacctttatcccctcaaggcttgaggtgataattttccgtgtCGTGTGTGAAAAAAAGTTAGTTGTCCTAATCTTCTATCGTTGAAAAGAAACCTACATTGACTATTAGGTTGCGTTTGATTGCTAAATCCACATAACGCAATTCTGGTTTGGTTTTGTACTTTCACTGGATTTTAAGAATTACATGATTCCAATTTTTACACTAAACTTGATCCATATTGAGATAAAGGTGAACTCAGATATGGATGCATGATTCCAACCCTCATTTAAATACCATGGCCCAACTTTGAACAGTCATATTGGCTGCCCTAATTCAAAAATACGAAAAACACTCGACCCTTTACTTCAACCATTCGCTCCTTGGTAAGTGGTAACTTACAAATCATTGAATATGACTTGCCCAGGTATAGCTTCTTCTCAAATTCGGATTTTACTCTTCTCCATTTCTCAATCtattatttcttgttatttcccCTCAGAATGTGACATGTGTCACTTTTTAATTCAATGGTCATGAAAGATCCAACTTTAACCCACCCCCAACGTTAACCGCAAAACCATCT containing:
- the LOC122646691 gene encoding anthocyanidin 5,3-O-glucosyltransferase-like, with product MKRTKDRGMVVKSWAPQVAVLSRESVGGFVTHCGWNSVLEAASAGVPMIAWPLYAEQRMNQVFLVEEMKLAIPMDDSNDGFVSSAEIEKRVRQMMDSEEGKAIRERVMVMRHAAKAAKSEGGSSRVALAELAESWKQD